One window of Bos indicus isolate NIAB-ARS_2022 breed Sahiwal x Tharparkar chromosome 18, NIAB-ARS_B.indTharparkar_mat_pri_1.0, whole genome shotgun sequence genomic DNA carries:
- the PAFAH1B3 gene encoding platelet-activating factor acetylhydrolase IB subunit alpha1 isoform X2 — translation MLDGLAGPHAPRCLGAPAAAVARESGRSRKRRTSPLRGRRGGSEGAEASGKMSGDENPASKPTPVQDVQGDGRWMSLHHRFVADSKDKEPEVVFIGDSLVQLMHQCEIWRELFSPLHALNFGIGGDSTQHVLWRLENGELEHIRPKIVVVWVGTNNHGHTAEQVTGGIKAIVQLVNERQPQGLLPRGQHPNPLREKNRRVNELVRAALAGHPRAHFLDADPGFVHSDGTISHHDMYDYLHLSRLGYTPVCRALHSLLLRLLTQDQGQGGAPLPEPSP, via the exons ATGCTGGATGGTCTCGCCGGCCCCCACGCCCCCCGGTGCCTGGGTGCGCCAGCCGCCGCCGTGGCCCGAGAGAGCGGCCGGAGCAGGAAGCGCCGGACGAGCCCACTGCGCGGTCGCCGTGGGGGAAGCGAAG GAGCGGAGGCGAGTGGCAAGATGAGTGGAGACGAGAACCCAGCCAGCAAGCCCACGCCAGTGCAGGACGTGCAGGGTGACGGGCGCTGGATGTCCCTG CACCATCGGTTCGTAGCCGACAGCAAAGATAAGGAACCCGAAGTCGTCTTCATCGGTGACTCCTTGGTCCAGCTGATGCACCAGTGCGAG ATCTGGCGGGAGCTCTTTTCCCCTCTGCACGCACTTAACTTTGGCATTGGCGGTGACAGCACACAGCATGTGCTGTGGCGTCTGGAGAATGGAGAGCTGGAACACATCCGGCCCAAG ATTGTGGTGGTCTGGGTTGGTACCAACAACCACGGGCACACTGCAGAGCAGGTGACTGGGGGCATCAAGGCCATAGTGCAGCTGGTGAACGAGCGGCAGCCCCAG GGCCTGCTTCCTCGGGGCCAGCACCCCAACCCACTTCGAGAGAAAAACCGACGGGTGAATGAGCTGGTACGGGCAGCACTGGCCGGCCACCCTCGGGCCCACTTCCTGGACGCAGACCCTGGCTTTGTGCACTCAGATGGTACCATCAGCCACCATGACATGTACGATTACCTGCACCTGAGCCGTCTGGGGTACACACCTGTTTGCCGGGCCCTGCACTCCTTGCTTCTGCGTCTGCTAACCCAAGACCAGGGACAGGGTGGTGCCCCCCTGCCGGAACCCAGCCCCTAA
- the PAFAH1B3 gene encoding platelet-activating factor acetylhydrolase IB subunit alpha1 isoform X3, with the protein MLDGLAGPHAPRCLGAPAAAVARESGRSRKRRTSPLRGRRGGSEGAEASGKMSGDENPASKPTPVQDVQGDGRWMSLHHRFVADSKDKEPEVVFIGDSLVQLMHQCEIWRELFSPLHALNFGIGGDSTQHVLWRLENGELEHIRPKGLLPRGQHPNPLREKNRRVNELVRAALAGHPRAHFLDADPGFVHSDGTISHHDMYDYLHLSRLGYTPVCRALHSLLLRLLTQDQGQGGAPLPEPSP; encoded by the exons ATGCTGGATGGTCTCGCCGGCCCCCACGCCCCCCGGTGCCTGGGTGCGCCAGCCGCCGCCGTGGCCCGAGAGAGCGGCCGGAGCAGGAAGCGCCGGACGAGCCCACTGCGCGGTCGCCGTGGGGGAAGCGAAG GAGCGGAGGCGAGTGGCAAGATGAGTGGAGACGAGAACCCAGCCAGCAAGCCCACGCCAGTGCAGGACGTGCAGGGTGACGGGCGCTGGATGTCCCTG CACCATCGGTTCGTAGCCGACAGCAAAGATAAGGAACCCGAAGTCGTCTTCATCGGTGACTCCTTGGTCCAGCTGATGCACCAGTGCGAG ATCTGGCGGGAGCTCTTTTCCCCTCTGCACGCACTTAACTTTGGCATTGGCGGTGACAGCACACAGCATGTGCTGTGGCGTCTGGAGAATGGAGAGCTGGAACACATCCGGCCCAAG GGCCTGCTTCCTCGGGGCCAGCACCCCAACCCACTTCGAGAGAAAAACCGACGGGTGAATGAGCTGGTACGGGCAGCACTGGCCGGCCACCCTCGGGCCCACTTCCTGGACGCAGACCCTGGCTTTGTGCACTCAGATGGTACCATCAGCCACCATGACATGTACGATTACCTGCACCTGAGCCGTCTGGGGTACACACCTGTTTGCCGGGCCCTGCACTCCTTGCTTCTGCGTCTGCTAACCCAAGACCAGGGACAGGGTGGTGCCCCCCTGCCGGAACCCAGCCCCTAA
- the PAFAH1B3 gene encoding platelet-activating factor acetylhydrolase IB subunit alpha1 isoform X1 codes for MSGDENPASKPTPVQDVQGDGRWMSLHHRFVADSKDKEPEVVFIGDSLVQLMHQCEIWRELFSPLHALNFGIGGDSTQHVLWRLENGELEHIRPKIVVVWVGTNNHGHTAEQVTGGIKAIVQLVNERQPQARVVVLGLLPRGQHPNPLREKNRRVNELVRAALAGHPRAHFLDADPGFVHSDGTISHHDMYDYLHLSRLGYTPVCRALHSLLLRLLTQDQGQGGAPLPEPSP; via the exons ATGAGTGGAGACGAGAACCCAGCCAGCAAGCCCACGCCAGTGCAGGACGTGCAGGGTGACGGGCGCTGGATGTCCCTG CACCATCGGTTCGTAGCCGACAGCAAAGATAAGGAACCCGAAGTCGTCTTCATCGGTGACTCCTTGGTCCAGCTGATGCACCAGTGCGAG ATCTGGCGGGAGCTCTTTTCCCCTCTGCACGCACTTAACTTTGGCATTGGCGGTGACAGCACACAGCATGTGCTGTGGCGTCTGGAGAATGGAGAGCTGGAACACATCCGGCCCAAG ATTGTGGTGGTCTGGGTTGGTACCAACAACCACGGGCACACTGCAGAGCAGGTGACTGGGGGCATCAAGGCCATAGTGCAGCTGGTGAACGAGCGGCAGCCCCAGGCACGGGTCGTGGTGCTG GGCCTGCTTCCTCGGGGCCAGCACCCCAACCCACTTCGAGAGAAAAACCGACGGGTGAATGAGCTGGTACGGGCAGCACTGGCCGGCCACCCTCGGGCCCACTTCCTGGACGCAGACCCTGGCTTTGTGCACTCAGATGGTACCATCAGCCACCATGACATGTACGATTACCTGCACCTGAGCCGTCTGGGGTACACACCTGTTTGCCGGGCCCTGCACTCCTTGCTTCTGCGTCTGCTAACCCAAGACCAGGGACAGGGTGGTGCCCCCCTGCCGGAACCCAGCCCCTAA